TAAGAGCCAAAGTACCTGGGTTTGCTTCTTCTGTCTGCTGTGTACTAGTTGcatgatcttggtcaagtccctTTCTAAGTCCCAGTCTCTTCCTTTGTAGGGTGAAGGCGGTAGGACAAGATCATGGATTCTGAAACTTTTTTGAATCGTGGATTTCTTGGGCAGCTTGTTGAAACCTAGGGCTCCTTTCTCAGAAGTAATATTTTTGAGtgcataaaatagaatatatagattAGGGAGGAAAccaaaagataatgaaaatgaagatgcCTTCCTGCCCCCCCACCATGAAGTTCATcgatcccctgaaatctatctatcTCAACCCCTTGGGAGGTCTGTGTCCCCTTTAGGTCCCTTCTGGTCATGACCTTGTATGGTAGCTTGTATGACCTTGAGGGTCCTCTTCCGAGACTTTGAGACATCTCTGGGGCAGGCAATTGGAATGATTTTCATTGGAGAAAAGAAGTCAGGGTGAAAGGAGGGGAGAATTTAACTGTCTGTCAGCACCTGAATGGTAATTCTGAACATTGTTGATGCCCAAAGTTTCttgagaaaattttgaaaaagattGAAAACAAGAGAGATTGGTGGAGCTGGGGAACTTTTATTCTTGTGAACTTTAGAtcagaagaaagacatttgagagtggaaaaggagaagggaatggtaTGGAAAGTCCAGGGCCTTGGAGTAGATGGTCTGATTTGGGGAAAGGGCAGAGAGAGCCCTTCTTCTTTTTACGGAGCAGGGGTTCAAAGGAGCAGTGGTTCTTCACTGACATTCCATTTCTGAGCTAGGTCTTCTGGGTTTGACTTATAGAGCTTTCTGTGAAtccttatcttttcattttctccttttttccacaTCAGTGCTTCTGTCTCTTCCCTGGTAAGACTGTCAATGTCTGCAATTTTAGTCATGgtacctctctttcctcttttccccaatcCTGGCCCcaactctccctcttcccccatacACCCATCCTATTGGCATCAGGGGAGAGATTGGGTGTCAGGTGGGTGGGGaccctgaggcccagaggtggggtgggggcagtgcTAAAGGCACTAATACTAATAAAGGCTCCTGTTTACTGTAGCTCTTGGCATCCTGCCTGCAGGGCTCTGCAGGTAACCATGGAAATCAGGTGAGGGAACCAATCAGCATCCCTTAACTCCCCCCTTCCCCATAGGTAAGTCTGAGGTCCCTCTGGTTGGGAGGGACAGGGGACCTGATGGGAAAGTGGGTGCATCTTCTAGCCTCGGAGGAGGAGGATAAGACCACAGTGGAAGCACAAATGTTCTtcgaggggaagaagaggagtcGTGTTAACAATCCAAGAGCccgcttttgcttttgcttcagAGGATCAGTCTGGCTGACTCTACCATGTCTCTTGGTCACTTCTGAGCCTAGGAGTCCTCAGCTTAAATGTTAGTGCGCCTGCCTTGACTGTAACTACCTCTATTTGTGCATTTAAGGCAAGAGTCTGTTGTTTTGGAAACATAGCAAGTGTGTGAATGAGGTGGCTGCGTTGGTGTGAGGAGTCTGTAGATTTGTGTGTAAGGGAAGGGAAACCTGTGGAAGTTGGAGCATGAGTAAGATAATGATGATGGCAGCCCTGGCCCCAAAGGGTTACCAGCCCCCCAGCTCTTCAGGTAACTACCACTCCCATTCACACCCAACATAGGGGCAGATATCAACACAGACAGAGGTAGACATGGAGAGTTTATTTTATCTCTCTGAAGACTAGATGAAGGCTTGTCAAGAGGCAGTTGAAAGGGttctagatttgaagtcaagggACCCAACTTCACTTCtcagtgggcaaatcactttatctcaaagcacctcaatttcttcaaatgtaaaactAAAGGGTTAGATAGagaacagaggttcttaacaTGGAGTCCATGGACCTGGCAggaggtgtgtgtggggggtatctatgaatagatttcaggTTTATAAACTTGAATGGGAAGAAGATTATATCTTTACTTTTGCTGACcttaaatttagcattttcttcaactatgaattttaaggaaaaacatCATTCCAGTTGCAGCTAGCTAGCACAGTAgagagagcaccagacctggattcaggaggacctggattcaaaactgatttcagacactttctagttgggtgaccctaggcaagtcatttaacctcaattgccttgcccttgccactcttttgtcttagaatggtcagaagttaagggtttaaaagggggaaggaaggaaggaaggaaggaaggaaggaaggaaggaaggaaggaaggaaggaaggaaggaagagagaaaaacaacATTCTGGAAAAGGGTCCAAGATTTTACAAATTGCCAAAGGAGTTCCTAACACTCACAAAAGTCGAGAACATGACAACGATGAGAAGGAACTCCGGTTTTCCTTCCAAATGTAAATCTTTAATCCTGTGATCTTAGAAATTAATATGTAGCTAACTTGCCAGGAATGGAGTTACTATAGAAATGGTCAAACAGCCAAGAtgcttctaagatcccttccagtttttaATCTGTGATGGTTTCCTGTGAatcaggaaaggaagaaagacagatgTCAATCTGGGACCTGGGAATACCTTGTGTCCTGTTTCTTTAACCCCTGATACTTATGCGTGTTTTTGCTTCTGAATGAATgttatcgtgtgtgtgtgtgtgtgtgtgtgtgtgtgtgtgtgtgtgtgtgtgtccatctaTCCATGTCTAAGTATCTGCACCCTGGTGTGTATGTCTGTATGTCCCTGTGAATGtctgtgtatctgtctatctttccCTGTGTGTGTGATTGTGGGTGTTGCACATGTCTTTTTCTGTGTCTCTTCATGGCTCAGTGTTTCCCTGAGCGTGTGTCTCTTATTTTCTGACTTtatatctctctccatctctttgtctctggcCCTCTCTGGCTGTATATTTTCCCCTTTGGCTCTCTCTTTGCTCCTTGGGCGCTGGCCAAACTCATCTTTGGAGTCTCTATAGAAACCCCTGATCCTGGCTGTGAATGTCTTGCCCTAAAAAACCAAATGCTATGGTTttagaaatctttcctgatttgGGGGAGAACATGAAGGGCTGGGGAGCAACAGTAAGGGATATGGAGGGGATGACGCCTACGAGGGCTACCCACACCCAATTCTGACCTTATACAATAGGTCTTAGGGCAGGGGTTGGGTGGTTTTCTCCTGTTCACATTTGAGATGTGAtttcagaagggaaaagaaaacaaatgaggaGATCTCGAgcttgagacttttttttaaattattttttccatagttacatgattcatgttttctccctcccccctcccagagttgacaagcaatttcactgggttatacatatatgttatcaCTCGAACCTAAGGAGCTTGAGACTTTgacaccccaccaccaccatctgGGCTGAACTCACCTTTGAGAGAGAATCCTAGAACCTTAGCCTTGGGAGGACATTTGAATATCTTTGGGCCTTGCTGCCCCTCTTTTTAATTCCATTTAACAAATGATTAAGTAGCCTATATGAattatttctcattattattattacataattatatatttctctATGTGACTGGTTGTATagtcaggattagaacccaggtctagCTCCTGGACATTATTATTGCCCCTACCTATCCTGGGGTGAGGGCATCCCCTGTGGATGCTGGCCATAGCTGTGCTGCTTGCCTGGAGAGATGTAAGGGGAGAAGAACATTCATTGGTGGGAAgtgtaagttgtttttttttttttagggggtAGTATTGGTGACTACTGCCCATATAGAAGGAAACTTGGAGCACACAGGTGGTTGTGGTTTTTGCCCACCTGTCGCTGCCTCCCTGCCCCCCTGCCCTGTTTACCTGTAGGGCCTCATGTTTGGCACTGGCTGATAATACAGGGggcaaaagagaaaaacataatCTTCTGCCTGCAGAGAGCTACTTGTCTgttggtggggtggggtgggaaccATGCATCCAGGATGCAGAAAGGAATATGGGTACAAAGAAATAAGCTGTGGCCATTAGGGCAGAGGACTGGGGCCCAAGAGGATGGAAGGAGTAGAACCAGAGTATGCAATCAGCAAAATTTTCTGGTAGAAAGGAAGTCTGGAACAGGGCTGGGAAGGGACAGAAGGAACAAAAAGGAACATaagtaggggaaaaaaggaagggagaggagagggcagGGCCTCTGAGAAAGGCATCTGCCAGAGAGAGGGCGGTGTGGAATGGGGGACAGGTTTCGTGCAAAAACAGGAGCTAGGAGAGGAGACTGAAAAACGTGGCAAACCTTAAGTCAGATTGTTCAGTCTGTTGACTGAAGCTGATATTACATGGAATACTGAATTTGGTATCAATTCATTTAGGTTCCTGTCCTGATTCTGCTACTACCtatgagaccttggacaaatcatttgctcttctggacctcagtttccttctctgtaaaatgaaggttaaatTAGGTGGTCTCAGAAGTCTCTTCAGCCTTTAAAACAGTgatctaagtttccttccaaatATATAGGGTAGGGTCCCATATCTAAGGGGATGCTTTCCACGACCTACTCTAGGTAGCTGAAACCTCAGATAGTACCAAATcccaaaagacagttcttgctttaactatttttatttattttttattgattaattaataaaatttttccatggttacatgattcatgttctttccctcccctcctcccacccccttctatTGTCAACACGcagttcctctgggttttacatgtgtcattgatcaagatctatttccatatttaactatttttttaaaagtatttatttctttaaacccatatggattccaaggcagaagaacattaagggcaAGGCAACGTGGATGAAGTGACTTCCCTGGCGCAtataggtagaaagtgtctgaagctagaattgaacccaggacctcccatctccagaactGTTCTcttatccattgagtcacctagtggCCCTTtgctttaacttttttatttttatctttttatttttaaacccttaccttccatcttaatcaatactgtgaattggttctaaggcagaagagcagtcagggctaggcaatgggggtgaagtgacttgcccagggtcacccagctaggaagtgtctgaggccagatttgacctcccaTCTTGAGAACTGGTTCTcttatccattgagtcacctagtggCCCTTTGCTTTAACTTTTAACAGCTATATTAACTTTATTGCTCCTGTCCCCtctaaaacacacacaaaaaaagaacccTCCCAGTGAAAGCAGAACTGACATGGTCGAGGCTGAGAGCCGACCTGTGGGCACAGAGAGAGGAGGCCTTTGTCCTGCTCTGCTCACCCAGCTGCCAgcctgtgtgtctgtctgtcttccatCTGTATAGCCTGGGTAACTGGAAATCacgtacctttgaactacattactcAGGGCTCCTGGGTAGTGTAGTTCAAAGGTACGTGATTTCCAATTGCACAACCCTCAAGCACCGGGGTCTGACCCCGGCCTCCACGTGGCCTTGAATTGTGTCCTGGCTCGCtcctttcctgcctccctccttccccggAACTCAAGATAACGGAAACTTGTCAAATCCAAACTGAGGAGCAGAGAGGACTGCTATGCACATACACACCCCAGCGTATCCATTCATGTATGCGTAATCACGcctgcatatatgtatgtgtgtgtgattgttTATGTGTCCgtgtgtgtgtttctgttgtTGAACACCTCACTGAGACACAGTCGCCTCAGCCAGAAGAGATCTGACACGTTGAAACAAGGGGAAGCCGAGTCAGATTGCTCTGAACAGGGATCCCCAGAAAGACTTCCGAGGGCCTTCCTGCGCTCTTCGTTTCTCTTCCATCTTACCCCCTGAGCTCTTCCTCTCGTCTCGCCGTCTGGCCCCAGAGACCTGAGATTCCCTCTTCCTGCCTTCTAGAGTCTCTTCTGGCTCCGTGTTCCAGGACGGTGCTCCCACGCCGTTAGCCCGGCATCATGCATAGAACAACTCGAATCAAGATCACGGAGCTCAACCCCCATCTCATGTGTGCCCTGTGTGGGGGATACTTCATCGATGCCACCACCATTGTAGAATGTCTGCATTCCTGTAAGTGGGGGACAGGGATGGGGGAGGAAGACGAACCCCTCTCCCTCTGGGTGAGCCGTCTGTGCCAGGGGCTTGGAGAGTGGGGTGGTCCCGGGCTTAGTTTCCGCCTTCAGTCTCATGGGAGAGACACAGTCTTAGGCCCTTGGGGACATCTAGCTTTAATCCAGAAGTGATTCGGGATAGTGGAAAGAGGCAGAGGCCCGGAGGCTCCAGGTCTGAATGAGGGCTCTGCTCAGCAGCCACCTGGGCatgtctcttcttcccctccctgggcctcagcttcctcatctgtaaattaagggGCATTGAAATGTAGACTTCATGGTGTCTGAGGTGCCTTCCTATATCTATTCCACTGGGTTTGGCCTGAGGGAACTTCTTATGATTCACCAGATTCCAAGATGGCCAAAGCCGAGACAGAGACACTGATGAGTAGGGCAAACTATAGATGTGAATAAAGTAGCTTTCAGCCCATCATGGGAAGGAGGGGATTAAGGAGAAAGGGGAGTtcatcaaggaaggcttcctggaaggaGTGACTTCGTCAACTCTGTCCACCATCTCTCCAGGGCATTTTCCACTGgaccacattttattttatttattttttaaatccttaccttctgtcttggagtcaatactgtgcattggttccaaggcagaagagtggtaagggtaggcaatgggggtcaagtgacttgcccagggtcacacagctgggaagtgtccgaggtcacatttgaacctaggacctcccatctctgggcctgactctcaatccactgagctacccagctgccccctggatcacATTTTAGACCAACACCTGGTTTTAGTCTTTGAGTTcctgaggaggaaagaagaatatGTTAGCCAagctctccctttctccttgctCACCTCATCCCATACATGGGAAGGAAAAGTTAATCCAGAAGGCATAGAAGATGAGTTGGCTGTGGGCTATGCCAGTTACTGACGCCAGGGGTATACAGGTATCTTCCTAACctccctctgccttccttccccagtCTGCAAAACCTGCATTGTCCGATACTTGGAGACCAACAAATACTGTCCCATGTGTGACGTACAAGTGCATAAAACACGTCCGCTGCTGAGCATCAGGTGGGGAGCCGGAGGTGGCCACAGGGGACGACATCCCCTCCCTTCCAGTCTCCTGCCCAGGGTTCTTCTTTCTTCCTGATGCTTTGCCCTGCCTGCCCTTCCTTGCCTGgtcacttttcttttttgtccagGGGACCCTCTGTGGGAGGGGGTGAATCAGGAAAGAACTTATACTGGTGAGGAATACATTCCTGGGGTGGGAGCTGTCATTTAAGACACAAGGACCGAGCGTGTGAAGCCCACGGAAGATGAGTGGCATCAAAAAAGGGGCTTCCGTGGCCCTTGATGTTGAGGTCCCTGAATCCACTTGTGGCATCTTTTCCAGGTCAGACAAAACCCTTCAAGACATCGTCTATAAACTAGTCCCCGGACTTTTTAAAGGTAACGGCCGTCCTCATTTCCTCCTTCCTCGATCCCCCACCTCCCCTATTCCTTGACTGTCCCTGCGCGCCTCACCTTGCTCACGGCaagcttctcttctcttccagatGAGATGAAACGTCGTCGAGATTTTTATGCCGCCTACCCCCTCACCGAAGGTGAATGTTTCCCCTCGGTCCTGGGCTGGGGAAGGGTGGGGAAGAGGAAGCCCACGTGTGTATGTGtcagaaatctctctctctccctaattCCCCACCAAGACCCCGTCCCCACCACGGCATGACTTGGGCTTGGTCCTTCCCCACACTGGGCTGAGTATGCCTGCCAAGAAAGGAGACCTGTTGAGTTGGCAAGTCCAGAGCCCTGGGTGCTCCAGCAGAATGTAAGCTAGCTCTCCGAGGGCAGGGACTCTTCTCGTTTTGGCCTCCGTGTTCCCGGCGCCTAACCCTGTGTCTGCACAGAATTGGTGCTTAGCTATTTGGTGAATTAAAATGAGTTTGGGCAAATGGGGAGGAGTGGCAAGCGTGggcccccttccttctcccaccGAGGCTGAGGATCCCTCCTCCCCACCTATCCTTCCCCCCATAGTTCCCAATGGCTCCAACGAAGACCGAGGTGAGGTCCTAGAACAGGAGAAGGGGGCTCTGAGTGATGATGAAATCGTCAGCCTCTCCATTGAATTTTACGAGGGTGTCAGGCAAGTCCCTTGCCCCTGCTCTGCTCTGGGGGACCTGGAAGTTGGAATAGGTCAAGATACCCACCTGGGCATGGGGGCTTTTTCCCTGCTCCTTCTTGGAGTGTCTTCATTCTCCCCCTTATCAGTGGGATTTTTCAACTCGGGGTGGGAGTGTTTCTGGTAATTAGCATCCCTGGGCAGGGCCAGGTTGGGGTTGGGAAGGGACCTCCTCCCTCTCCTGGGATTTCCTGGCTTCATTCCTTCCCCCAACAGggacagggaagagaagaagggcgCCCTGGAGAATGGGGACGGGGACAAAGAGAAAGTGAGTCCTAGAGGCAGAAAGGGAAcgggaaaaagaggagggagtgtgggattggggagggaagaaaagggattCAGGTAGGTGGTGGGTAGTCAGTGGAGTGGACTGCAGTGttgttcttttccctccccctcccttgaACCCTTCTatgccctcccttcccccctaGAAGACAGGGGTACGGTTCCTTCGATGCCCAGCAGCCATGACAGTCATGCACTTGGCCAAGTTTCTCCGGAATAAGATGGATGTGCCCAGCAAGTATAAAGTGAGTTGGTGGCATTGGGAGCCCCCAGGATCCCGTGATGGATGCTCTGGGCAGGTTCATACctgtttccctcttttctccagcCTGGTTGACCCTGTTGGCTTTTCCTAGTCCCTCTGTTCTTCCTAACCTTGCTCCAAGTTTGAGGACCTTCCATGGTGCTTATTGATACCCCTAGAGGAGGGCTGGGGTGACAAAGATACTCTAGGAGGGGCTGGCCAAGGATAAAATGATGGACACCTGATTTGGGAATCTTCTGTGTGTTCAGAGACTCTGCCCTGGACTCTGTGAGAAGGGATGGCTATTTTGAAAGCAGTAAAACCAAGTTTGCTTTTAGCAAGGTCTTAGTAAACAAGATAAGAGACAGATTGCAAAGAGGTGTCGATAACTGGGGAGGGAACCCAAGGATGGTAGGTACCCGTGTCAGCCCATAGGGAAGCACCTAGTGGAATGCCATAGGATCCTGCCCTGACCTCTGTGTATTcagcatttttcatcttgtttCATCAATACAGCTGGTGATGAGTCAGGAGCCAACAAGATAATGATCACTAAAAATGATGGGACCAAATCTAATAGAATGAAATTTAacaggaaggggcagctgggtggctccgtggatgatagagccccaggcctggagtacctgggttcaaatctggcctcagactcttcctagttgtgtgaccctgggcaagtcacttaaccccctttgcccagcccttactgctcttctgctttggaacttagtattgattctaagagagaaggtagggGGCTttagaaagggggaagagagagagagagagagagagagagagagagagagacagggagagagaga
The window above is part of the Gracilinanus agilis isolate LMUSP501 chromosome 4, AgileGrace, whole genome shotgun sequence genome. Proteins encoded here:
- the PCGF2 gene encoding polycomb group RING finger protein 2 isoform X2, which gives rise to MHRTTRIKITELNPHLMCALCGGYFIDATTIVECLHSFCKTCIVRYLETNKYCPMCDVQVHKTRPLLSIRSDKTLQDIVYKLVPGLFKDEMKRRRDFYAAYPLTEVPNGSNEDRGEVLEQEKGALSDDEIVSLSIEFYEGVRDREEKKGALENGDGDKEKTGVRFLRCPAAMTVMHLAKFLRNKMDVPSKYKVEVLYEDEPLKEYYTLMDIAYIYPWRRNGPLPLKYRVQPTCKRLPLPSAPAPSEGTNTSGASECESVSDKAPSPATLPATSSSLPSPATPSHGSPSSHGPTATHPASPSPSSAPGGTATATATNGGTSNCLQTPPSTSRGRKMTVNGTPVPPLT
- the PCGF2 gene encoding polycomb group RING finger protein 2 isoform X1; the protein is MHRTTRIKITELNPHLMCALCGGYFIDATTIVECLHSFCKTCIVRYLETNKYCPMCDVQVHKTRPLLSIRSDKTLQDIVYKLVPGLFKDEMKRRRDFYAAYPLTEVPNGSNEDRGEVLEQEKGALSDDEIVSLSIEFYEGVRDREEKKGALENGDGDKEKKTGVRFLRCPAAMTVMHLAKFLRNKMDVPSKYKVEVLYEDEPLKEYYTLMDIAYIYPWRRNGPLPLKYRVQPTCKRLPLPSAPAPSEGTNTSGASECESVSDKAPSPATLPATSSSLPSPATPSHGSPSSHGPTATHPASPSPSSAPGGTATATATNGGTSNCLQTPPSTSRGRKMTVNGTPVPPLT